In a single window of the Nocardioides massiliensis genome:
- a CDS encoding ISL3 family transposase codes for MSEPTACSRARSCPDPSYCQRCDLLVGLEGFHVLEVAERGERLRVVVESAPSPMGCRVCGVITHSRGRRDVVLVDVPCFGRPVQLIWRKRTWRCAEPTCEVGGFTEQHAQLAAPRALLTTRACWWAIAQLRREHASVAGLARQLGTTWRTVWRSIKPLLEQMAADEDRFADVATLGVDEHIWHHVSTKPITDGGRGPKELTGMVDLTRDQQGRVRARLLDLVPGRSGKAYADWLDERGEGFRAGVKVAALDPFQGYKTAIDDKLQDAVAVLDAFHIVKLGTNAVDECRRRVQQETLGHRGRKGDPLYGISKLLRAGAEKLTDKQWTRFENAIAANEAHLQVYLAWSCAQQLRSAYRHRDTAEGKKIATKIIETFPTCPVPEIARLGRTLKRWRTAFLAYFDTGRSNNGGTEAVNGLIELHRRVARGFRNRDNYRLRMLLIGGGLTSPHLK; via the coding sequence GTGTCCGAGCCTACGGCGTGTTCCCGCGCGCGTTCATGTCCTGATCCCTCCTACTGCCAGCGCTGTGATCTGCTCGTCGGGCTCGAGGGCTTCCACGTCCTCGAGGTCGCCGAGCGCGGTGAGCGGCTGCGTGTCGTGGTGGAGTCCGCACCCTCGCCGATGGGCTGCCGGGTCTGCGGAGTCATCACCCACAGCCGCGGTCGCCGCGACGTGGTCCTGGTCGACGTGCCCTGCTTCGGCCGCCCGGTCCAGCTGATCTGGCGCAAGCGCACCTGGCGCTGCGCCGAGCCCACCTGCGAGGTCGGGGGGTTCACCGAGCAGCACGCACAGCTCGCCGCTCCGCGTGCGCTGCTGACCACGCGGGCGTGTTGGTGGGCCATCGCCCAGCTGCGTCGTGAGCACGCGTCCGTGGCCGGTCTGGCTCGCCAGCTCGGCACGACGTGGCGCACCGTGTGGCGCTCGATCAAGCCGCTGCTCGAACAGATGGCCGCCGATGAGGATCGCTTCGCCGACGTCGCCACCCTCGGGGTCGATGAGCACATCTGGCACCACGTCTCCACCAAGCCCATCACCGACGGCGGCCGGGGACCGAAAGAGCTGACCGGGATGGTCGATCTGACCCGTGACCAGCAAGGACGCGTCCGCGCCAGGCTGCTGGACCTGGTCCCGGGCCGGTCGGGGAAGGCCTACGCCGACTGGCTCGACGAACGTGGCGAGGGCTTCCGGGCGGGCGTGAAGGTCGCCGCCTTGGACCCGTTCCAGGGCTACAAGACGGCGATCGACGACAAGCTCCAAGACGCCGTCGCGGTCCTCGACGCCTTCCACATCGTCAAGCTCGGCACCAACGCGGTCGATGAGTGCCGGCGCCGGGTCCAGCAAGAGACCCTGGGCCACCGTGGTCGCAAGGGCGACCCGCTCTACGGCATCTCGAAGCTTCTTCGCGCCGGGGCCGAGAAGCTCACCGACAAGCAGTGGACCCGCTTCGAGAACGCGATCGCCGCCAACGAGGCCCACCTGCAGGTCTACCTCGCCTGGTCCTGCGCCCAACAGTTGCGCTCGGCCTACCGCCACCGCGACACCGCCGAGGGCAAGAAGATCGCCACCAAGATCATCGAGACGTTCCCGACCTGCCCCGTCCCGGAGATCGCCCGGCTGGGCCGCACCCTGAAGCGCTGGCGCACCGCGTTCCTGGCCTACTTCGACACTGGCCGCTCGAACAACGGCGGCACCGAAGCGGTCAACGGACTGATCGAGCTGCACCGCCGCGTCGCCCGCGGGTTCCGCAACCGCGACAACTACCGACTACGCATGCTGCTCATCGGCGGCGGACTCACCAGCCCCCACCTCAAGTAA
- a CDS encoding IS1380 family transposase, giving the protein MKLSHTLRSTSAVFDDPNLVSAAGLVPALALAESAGLRDLANEHLSVPTDKGANAGLKVASLVGGMVAGADSIDDMALLRHGGMGRLFTRAYAPSTLGSFLRTFTFGHVRQLDAVASRFLIALAGLTGLLGAPAATGADDDTDTDTDTEVDRGYALVDVDDTIIEVHGYAKQGAGFGYSGVRGLNALLATLTVAGGAPVVVAQRLRKGSTGSPRGAKRLVGDAVRTARRLLGKPHPVLVRMDSAFYGRGPVHAAIAGGAAVSVTVRMDKRIKAAIAAISEDAWTTIEYTDAVFDEASQRWISRAEVAEIDFTAFAAQKKSDHVPGRLVVRRIPDFNAEKNKAAGQDTLFDTWRFHAFFTTTDPGVLDTVAADKIHRQHAVIEQVHADLKGAALAHLPSGVFTANAAWLVLAVIAFNLTRAAASLTDQQLAKATTAKIRRKLIIVPARVATSARRIALHLPHAWPWESAWTALFDRVNDPPPVLAA; this is encoded by the coding sequence GTGAAACTCTCTCACACGCTTCGATCGACCTCGGCGGTCTTCGATGACCCGAATCTCGTGTCGGCCGCAGGCCTGGTTCCGGCGCTCGCATTGGCCGAGTCCGCCGGCCTGCGGGACCTGGCAAATGAGCACCTGAGCGTCCCGACGGACAAAGGCGCGAACGCCGGGTTGAAGGTCGCATCGCTGGTCGGCGGGATGGTCGCCGGCGCCGACAGCATCGATGACATGGCGCTGCTGCGTCATGGCGGAATGGGTCGGCTGTTCACCCGGGCCTACGCCCCGTCGACGTTGGGTTCGTTCCTGCGGACCTTCACCTTCGGGCACGTGCGCCAGCTCGACGCGGTCGCCTCGCGGTTCCTGATCGCACTGGCCGGCCTCACCGGCTTGCTCGGCGCACCCGCTGCCACCGGCGCCGACGATGACACCGACACCGACACCGACACCGAGGTGGATCGCGGGTATGCGTTGGTCGATGTCGATGACACGATCATCGAGGTCCACGGCTATGCCAAGCAGGGCGCCGGGTTCGGCTACTCCGGGGTCCGCGGTCTCAACGCACTGCTCGCCACACTCACCGTCGCCGGTGGGGCCCCGGTGGTCGTGGCCCAGCGGCTGCGCAAGGGCTCGACCGGGTCGCCGCGCGGCGCGAAGCGTCTGGTCGGCGACGCGGTGAGGACCGCCCGACGGCTGCTGGGCAAGCCTCACCCGGTCCTGGTGCGGATGGACTCGGCGTTCTACGGTCGCGGACCAGTCCACGCCGCGATCGCTGGTGGGGCCGCGGTGTCGGTGACCGTGCGGATGGACAAACGCATCAAGGCCGCGATCGCAGCGATCAGCGAGGACGCGTGGACCACGATCGAGTACACCGACGCTGTCTTCGACGAAGCCAGCCAGCGGTGGATCTCCCGGGCCGAGGTCGCCGAGATCGACTTCACCGCGTTCGCTGCGCAGAAGAAGTCCGACCACGTCCCGGGCCGGCTCGTGGTTCGCAGGATCCCGGACTTCAACGCCGAGAAGAACAAGGCAGCCGGCCAGGACACCCTGTTCGACACCTGGCGCTTCCACGCCTTCTTCACCACCACCGACCCAGGCGTGCTGGACACCGTCGCCGCCGACAAGATTCACCGCCAGCACGCGGTCATCGAACAAGTCCACGCCGACCTCAAAGGTGCCGCGCTGGCACACCTGCCGTCCGGGGTGTTCACCGCGAACGCCGCCTGGCTGGTGCTCGCCGTCATCGCGTTCAACCTCACCCGAGCCGCCGCGAGCCTGACCGACCAACAGTTGGCAAAGGCGACCACCGCCAAGATCCGTCGCAAGCTGATCATCGTGCCGGCAAGGGTCGCGACCTCAGCACGCCGCATCGCCCTGCACCTGCCCCATGCCTGGCCCTGGGAGAGCGCCTGGACGGCGCTGTTTGACCGGGTCAACGACCCGCCACCGGTCCTCGCGGCCTGA